CCTCAACTGACCTCTgacgcaggaggaggaggaggaggagtcacagGAGTCACAGGAGTCACCAAgaatcaaaaacaaatgttgtactgtctcctttcctccctccttcactTGTCTCCtccatcctctgtgtgtgtgtgtgtgtgtgtgtgtgtgtgtgtgtaatcctcctccttttttttgttgaactgcttttttgttttttttttctccgtgtgtgtgtgtgtgtgtgtgtgagagagagagagagtgttttggGCCAGTTTGTTGACGCCtgcaggggtcaaaggtcggaGTGAAGCTGTGGAGACCAACactggtcgtgtgtgtgtgtgtgtgacacatgaaGAAGACGACGCCGTCGCTCGCTCTCCTGTATTTTCTTTGTAtattataaactttatttaacagtttgaggaaaacagatattttcaaatgtgtacgctgaaaaaaaaactcattaaaaTGTTTGCAAAGTATGACGTAACCACGACGACGTCCTGTGGTTCCTCCTCTCAAAGCTCCTCCCCGAGTCAGGAGGCGTCGGCCATCTTGGTGAGGGCGTGGAGCGGCGCCAGGACGCGGCTCTTGTTGGTCTCCACCACGTGTCCGTTCTGGATCATCTCGTCCAGGATGACGTGAACGCGCTCCAGGTTGAACATGATCTGTCGGCCAATCAGAGTCGAGGAAAACAACCATGTGACTGTGACATAAACATCGGTGTTTATTGGATATTTCGTTAAAACTCCACTTTCAGtgttttgggggcggagcttttaCCAGAGGGTAAACAGTGGGGGGGGCGGAGCTGTTGCTAACAGACGAGCAAACAAACTGAGATAATTGTCGTATTTAAGCGACAATTGTACGATTTTCACAATTCACGATAATTGAAATCCGTCAAACtgagttaaaaaaatgtttacgttgaaaaaagttaaaattattgtgaaaaactggacttttaaatgGTAGGGGGCGGAGCTTTTATCAAGGTGAACGGCAGGGGGTGGGGCTTTATCAGAGGGTGAACAGTAGGGGGCGTGGCTGATACATGGTCTTGTCACCACACAGACGGACGTCGTGTGGCGTCCACTGAAGGATACGTCCAGTTCactctgcagagacagacacacacacacacagctctgatgactggttgattgattgattgattggttgtttGATTAGGTCTGAACTCACCACACGGCTGAAGTATTTGTCCAAGACCTCAACAAAGTTGTGGATGAGCTCGTAGATGGACAACTCGTTCTGAG
This genomic interval from Solea solea chromosome 18, fSolSol10.1, whole genome shotgun sequence contains the following:
- the ap4s1 gene encoding AP-4 complex subunit sigma-1 isoform X3, with the protein product MIKFVLMVNRQGQTRLSRYYERVEVTRRAALEADVVRCCLSRKKEECSFVDHRDVRLVYRQYAALYIVVGVTDTENELSIYELIHNFVEVLDKYFSRVSCVCVCLSLQSELDIMFNLERVHVILDEMIQNGHVVETNKSRVLAPLHALTKMADAS
- the ap4s1 gene encoding AP-4 complex subunit sigma-1 isoform X1, whose amino-acid sequence is MIKFVLMVNRQGQTRLSRYYERVEVTRRAALEADVVRCCLSRKKEECSFVDHRDVRLVYRQYAALYIVVGVTDTENELSIYELIHNFVEVLDKYFSRVSCVCVCLSLQSELDVSFSGRHTTSVCVVTRPCISHAPYCSPSDKAPPPAVHLDKSSAPYHLKVQFFTIILTFFNVNIFLTQFDGFQLS
- the ap4s1 gene encoding AP-4 complex subunit sigma-1 isoform X2; the encoded protein is MIKFVLMVNRQGQTRLSRYYERVEVTRRAALEADVVRCCLSRKKEECSFVDHRDVRLVYRQYAALYIVVGVTDTENELSIYELIHNFVEVLDKYFSRVSELDVSFSGRHTTSVCVVTRPCISHAPYCSPSDKAPPPAVHLDKSSAPYHLKVQFFTIILTFFNVNIFLTQFDGFQLS